A portion of the Juglans microcarpa x Juglans regia isolate MS1-56 chromosome 1D, Jm3101_v1.0, whole genome shotgun sequence genome contains these proteins:
- the LOC121237819 gene encoding galactinol synthase 2-like, with the protein MAPQAITEPLNNNNMAIARRAYVTFLAGNGDYVKGVVGLAKGLRKAKSAYPLVVAILPDVPAEHREILHSQGCIVREIEPLNPPDDHLTAYAMAYYVINYSKLRIWEFVEYEKMIYLDGDIQVFDNIDHLFELPDGQFYAVMDCFCEKTWSSSPQYQIGYCQQCPEKVQWPAELGSPPPHYFNAGMFVYEPNLSTYRDLLDTLKVTPPTSFAEQDFLNMYFRDIYKPIPPTYNLVSAMLWRHPEKLDMIDKVKVVHYCAAGAKPWRYTGKEENMEREDIKMLVKKWWDIYEDETLDYKNALSNLDVADNERVIQALSDQADNQHVVGHGIVPSAA; encoded by the exons ATGGCGCCTCAAGCAATAACCGAGcctttgaataataataatatggcTATAGCAAGGAGGGCATACGTGACGTTCTTGGCGGGCAATGGAGACTACGTGAAAGGGGTGGTTGGTTTGGCCAAAGGTCTTCGGAAGGCTAAATCAGCCTACCCTCTTGTGGTGGCCATTTTGCCCGACGTGCCTGCCGAGCACCGGGAGATTCTTCATTCTCAGGGATGTATTGTACGGGAGATCGAGCCCCTGAACCCTCCCGACGATCACCTGACTGCATATGCTATGGCTTACTATGTCATCAACTACTCTAAACTTCGTATTTGGGAG TTTGTGGAGTATGAGAAGATGATCTACCTGGACGGTGATATACAAGTGTTTGATAATATTGATCACCTCTTTGAGTTGCCGGATGGCCAGTTTTATGCTGTGATGGACTGCTTCTGTGAGAAGACATGGAGCAGTTCTCCTCAGTATCAGATTGGGTACTGTCAGCAATGCCCTGAAAAGGTGCAGTGGCCTGCTGAGTTGGGCTCGCCTCCTCCTCACTACTTCAATGCCGGCATGTTCGTCTATGAGCCTAACCTTTCAACTTACCGAGATCTCTTGGACACTCTCAAAGTCACCCCTCCCACTTCATTTGCCGAGCAG GACTTCCTGAACATGTACTTCAGGGATATATATAAGCCTATTCCTCCCACATACAACCTTGTTTCAGCCATGCTGTGGCGTCACCCAGAAAAATTGGACATGATTGACAAAGTAAAGGTTGTCCACTATTGTGCTGCG GGGGCGAAGCCTTGGAGGTACacaggaaaagaagaaaacatggAGAGGGAAGACATAAAGATgctggtgaagaaatggtgggaTATTTACGAGGACGAGACTTTGGATTACAAGAATGCTTTGTCCAACTTAGACGTAGCTGATAATGAGCGAGTCATTCAGGCTCTATCAGATCAGGCCGATAATCAGCATGTGGTTGGACATGGGATTGTTCCATCCgctgcttaa